A genomic region of uncultured Paludibaculum sp. contains the following coding sequences:
- a CDS encoding S8 family peptidase, with protein MPDSPNAGVPGNNNRLNESLSKSIITEPLYGKVRADMASVPPSTRPHRVIIEINLEFAAGRQAAVDAARGLLVKVVPVGSVASSQSATLPFLFAQMTSEEILKLVELNEEEAKEHARGRPIYHIWDDHEVSSLIVESVRTVKADAARVAFGARGQGITWAVLDSGIDANHLHFQSEHKNLELQLPLAHWDFTGLDAIRLDQPSDPYGHGSHVAGIIAGSFASSTGDGPLVLTAKRQESADGVKAAAVNYSSAPMGPGPVTGVAPAAKLVSMRVLDENGKGRTSAIISAIEKILEINDYGRYLVIHGANLSVGYAFEPEWFACGQSPVCVAVNRLVRSGVVVVVAAGNTGYGLNRVQFGGPGSAGLMVSINDPGNAQDAITVGATHRDSPHVYGVSYFSSKGPTGDGRLKPDLVAPGEKIQSCATGKLLTQTGFAMPPGDQPRAYLENSGTSMAAPHVSGAVAAFLSIRREFIGQPTVVKKIFLDSATDLGRERYFQGSGLLDLMRVIQSV; from the coding sequence ATGCCTGATTCCCCCAATGCCGGAGTGCCCGGTAACAACAACCGCCTGAACGAGTCGCTCTCGAAGTCCATCATCACGGAGCCACTGTATGGCAAGGTACGCGCCGATATGGCCAGCGTGCCGCCGTCCACGCGGCCGCACAGGGTGATTATTGAGATCAACCTCGAGTTCGCTGCGGGGCGCCAGGCCGCCGTCGACGCGGCGCGCGGGCTTCTGGTGAAAGTGGTTCCGGTGGGCAGCGTGGCGTCCTCGCAATCGGCGACCCTCCCGTTTCTTTTCGCACAGATGACTTCGGAGGAGATCCTGAAGTTGGTGGAGTTGAATGAAGAAGAGGCGAAGGAGCACGCCCGTGGCCGGCCGATCTACCACATCTGGGACGACCACGAAGTCTCCTCGCTCATCGTGGAGTCGGTGCGAACCGTAAAGGCCGATGCAGCCCGAGTCGCCTTTGGCGCGCGTGGGCAGGGCATCACCTGGGCGGTGCTGGACTCCGGCATCGATGCCAATCACCTGCATTTCCAATCGGAACACAAGAACCTGGAACTCCAACTGCCTCTGGCGCACTGGGATTTCACGGGCCTCGACGCCATCCGGTTGGATCAGCCGTCGGATCCCTATGGCCACGGTTCGCATGTGGCCGGTATCATCGCGGGCAGCTTTGCGTCCAGTACGGGAGACGGGCCCCTGGTGCTCACCGCGAAGCGGCAGGAGAGCGCCGACGGGGTGAAGGCCGCCGCGGTGAACTACTCCTCCGCGCCCATGGGGCCAGGCCCGGTAACCGGCGTGGCTCCGGCGGCCAAACTCGTGAGCATGCGCGTGCTGGACGAGAACGGCAAGGGCCGGACCAGCGCCATTATTTCGGCGATCGAGAAGATTCTGGAGATCAACGATTACGGCCGCTATCTGGTCATCCACGGGGCGAATCTCAGTGTCGGCTATGCCTTTGAGCCGGAATGGTTTGCCTGCGGGCAGAGTCCGGTGTGCGTGGCCGTCAACAGGCTGGTGCGGTCGGGTGTGGTTGTGGTGGTGGCGGCCGGCAATACCGGGTACGGGCTGAATCGGGTGCAGTTCGGAGGGCCCGGCTCCGCCGGTCTGATGGTGAGCATCAACGATCCGGGCAACGCGCAGGACGCGATTACGGTGGGGGCGACACACCGCGATTCCCCGCACGTCTACGGAGTTTCCTACTTTTCGTCGAAGGGGCCAACCGGCGATGGCCGGCTGAAGCCCGACCTCGTGGCACCAGGAGAGAAGATTCAATCCTGCGCTACGGGCAAACTGTTGACTCAGACCGGGTTCGCCATGCCTCCAGGTGACCAGCCGCGCGCCTATCTGGAAAACAGCGGGACGAGCATGGCCGCTCCGCATGTTTCCGGGGCGGTGGCGGCGTTCCTCTCCATCCGGCGGGAGTTCATCGGCCAGCCCACTGTGGTCAAAAAGATCTTTCTCGACTCGGCGACGGACCTCGGCCGCGAGCGCTATTTTCAGGGCTCCGGACTGCTGGATCTGATGCGCGTGATTCAATCCGTCTGA
- a CDS encoding Gfo/Idh/MocA family oxidoreductase — protein sequence MSQELSRRNFVAKAAALAAAPAVLPVLGANDKISLGVIGTGGRGYYLSQRAYAGNAGRFQINAVCDTYSGNLNRAKDLVQTQGKNTAKTFVDYKELLADKSIDAVIIATPEHLHKTMLIDALAAGKNVYVEKPLAHTVEEAQEIMRVVSKSKSIVQVGTQNRSNSLYQMAKTMIAQGLIGDCHYVRAFWYRNALPSGGAAWRYPMPPEATPQNTDWNKFLGSAPKREFYKPRYFQWRLYWDYSSGIATDLMVHQTDIIAYVMGRSFPSSVVATGGINRWVDGDDRDVPDTWSVLLDYPDKFHVNYSSYLGSDHFGYGEQFCGNDGTIEISKRSTLNFYPENYNGVSEAVKARKELSVTIPNNDHLAVEAHLRNFFNSILGVEKPIAPPQAGYEAAIPGFLSVMSYRTGKKMLWDAKNDKYSAA from the coding sequence ATGAGCCAGGAACTCTCGAGACGTAACTTTGTAGCGAAAGCAGCCGCTCTGGCCGCTGCTCCGGCCGTGCTGCCGGTGCTGGGCGCCAACGACAAGATCTCGCTCGGCGTGATCGGTACGGGAGGCCGCGGCTACTATCTATCCCAACGCGCCTATGCAGGCAATGCCGGCCGGTTCCAGATCAATGCAGTCTGCGACACCTATTCCGGTAACCTCAACCGCGCCAAGGACCTCGTCCAGACCCAGGGCAAGAACACCGCCAAGACCTTTGTCGACTACAAGGAACTGCTGGCCGACAAGTCGATTGACGCCGTCATCATCGCCACGCCGGAGCATCTCCACAAGACGATGCTCATCGACGCCCTCGCCGCCGGCAAGAATGTTTACGTCGAGAAGCCGCTGGCGCACACGGTGGAAGAGGCGCAGGAGATCATGCGCGTCGTGTCGAAGTCGAAGAGCATCGTGCAGGTGGGTACGCAGAACCGTTCCAACAGCCTGTATCAGATGGCCAAGACGATGATTGCGCAGGGCCTCATCGGTGACTGCCACTATGTGCGCGCCTTCTGGTACCGCAACGCGCTGCCCAGCGGCGGAGCCGCCTGGCGTTACCCAATGCCGCCGGAAGCGACGCCGCAGAACACCGACTGGAACAAATTCCTCGGGTCAGCGCCGAAGCGTGAGTTCTACAAGCCGCGCTACTTCCAGTGGCGCCTGTATTGGGACTACTCCAGCGGCATCGCGACTGACCTGATGGTCCACCAGACCGACATCATCGCTTATGTGATGGGCCGCAGCTTCCCGTCGTCCGTGGTGGCCACCGGCGGCATCAATCGCTGGGTGGATGGCGACGACCGCGACGTGCCGGATACCTGGAGCGTCCTGCTCGACTACCCCGACAAGTTCCATGTGAACTACTCCAGCTACCTGGGCAGCGACCACTTCGGCTACGGCGAGCAGTTTTGCGGCAACGACGGCACCATTGAGATCAGTAAGCGCTCGACGCTGAACTTCTACCCCGAGAACTACAACGGCGTTTCGGAGGCCGTGAAGGCTCGCAAGGAGCTTTCCGTCACGATTCCGAACAACGACCACCTGGCCGTAGAAGCGCACCTCCGGAACTTCTTCAATTCGATTCTGGGCGTGGAGAAGCCCATCGCGCCGCCGCAGGCGGGCTACGAGGCGGCCATCCCCGGCTTCCTGTCGGTGATGAGCTATCGCACCGGCAAGAAGATGTTGTGGGACGCGAAGAACGACAAGTACTCCGCCGCGTAG
- a CDS encoding zinc metalloprotease HtpX, with amino-acid sequence MNGLKTALLLGLMSGVLLLGGQMLGGRSGLQIGLLLAVGMNFFSYFFSEKMALMSSGAIPVSETQNPQVYWRLEPMVRHLTERMGLPMPRLWVIPEQAPNAFATGRNPSHSSVAVTAGLLELMNDTELEGVIAHELGHVRHRDILISSVAATLAAAITYSAHMAMFFGGRRNDDDDAPNPFVAILMMLLAPIAAGLIQMAISRSREYGADAAAAKFTGSPNGLISALGKLETWSKRIPMDVSPAMSHMYIIKPFTGQTLARLFSTHPATEERIARLEGLRHAA; translated from the coding sequence ATGAATGGCTTGAAAACGGCACTCCTCCTCGGCCTGATGAGCGGCGTCCTGCTACTGGGCGGCCAGATGTTGGGCGGGCGGAGCGGCCTCCAAATCGGATTGCTGCTGGCGGTGGGCATGAACTTCTTCAGCTACTTCTTCTCCGAGAAGATGGCGCTGATGTCGAGCGGAGCCATCCCGGTAAGCGAGACGCAGAATCCGCAGGTCTACTGGCGGTTGGAACCCATGGTGCGCCACCTCACCGAACGCATGGGGCTGCCCATGCCGCGCCTGTGGGTGATCCCTGAACAGGCCCCCAACGCCTTTGCCACCGGGCGCAACCCCAGCCATTCGTCCGTCGCTGTCACCGCCGGGCTGCTGGAACTCATGAACGATACGGAACTCGAAGGCGTGATCGCCCACGAACTGGGCCACGTCCGCCACCGCGACATTCTGATCAGCTCCGTTGCGGCCACCCTGGCCGCGGCCATCACCTATTCCGCCCACATGGCCATGTTCTTTGGCGGCCGGCGCAACGATGACGACGACGCCCCCAACCCGTTCGTGGCGATCCTCATGATGCTGCTTGCCCCCATCGCGGCCGGCCTGATCCAGATGGCGATCTCCCGCTCGCGCGAATACGGCGCCGACGCGGCGGCCGCTAAGTTTACGGGCTCGCCGAATGGGCTGATCTCCGCCCTTGGCAAGCTGGAGACCTGGTCGAAGCGCATCCCGATGGACGTCTCCCCGGCCATGTCGCATATGTACATCATCAAACCGTTCACGGGCCAAACCCTGGCCCGGCTGTTCTCGACCCACCCGGCCACGGAAGAACGCATTGCCCGGCTGGAAGGGTTGAGGCACGCGGCGTGA
- a CDS encoding class I SAM-dependent rRNA methyltransferase, which yields MSSVKVTRKAESRIESGHPWIFSSDVAERGQSQPGDVVRVLNARGQCLGVAHYSSTSQIVLRMLSRKDQPVDRAFYLGRLQAALKHRQHVVRESDSYRLVHAEGDLLPGLIVDRYGDYLSVQLLDQGMDAASEVLTSCLEEVVQPKGILARNDVPVRKLESLPLVPKVLSGELPERVPVRMNGLALQADLLHGQKTGVYLDQRENYVAASHWARGRALDCFTSTGGFALHMAPSCESVEGIDSSAEALKTATANRDANGIKNVTFREANAFDYLAGLAAARRHFDTVVLDPPAFAKSKTNMDAALRGYKEINFKALKLLQPGGVLVTCSCSHHVNEGTLLQLVAEAALDAGKTLRVLERRAQAQDHPILLTVPETLYLKCLIFEVL from the coding sequence GTGAGCAGCGTCAAGGTCACACGCAAAGCCGAGTCCCGGATTGAGTCCGGGCACCCCTGGATCTTCTCCAGCGACGTCGCCGAGCGCGGTCAATCGCAGCCCGGCGATGTCGTCCGTGTACTCAATGCGCGCGGGCAGTGCCTGGGTGTCGCGCACTACAGCAGCACTTCGCAGATCGTACTGAGGATGCTGTCCCGCAAGGATCAGCCGGTCGATCGCGCGTTTTACCTGGGACGGCTACAGGCGGCGCTGAAGCACCGGCAGCATGTGGTCCGTGAGAGCGACAGCTACCGTCTGGTGCACGCCGAAGGCGACCTGCTGCCCGGTCTGATCGTCGATCGCTATGGCGACTACCTTTCCGTCCAGTTGCTGGATCAGGGCATGGACGCCGCCAGCGAGGTGCTGACCAGCTGCCTGGAGGAGGTAGTCCAGCCCAAGGGGATCCTGGCTCGCAACGACGTACCCGTGCGCAAACTGGAGTCGCTACCGCTGGTGCCCAAGGTGCTATCCGGCGAACTACCGGAGCGGGTTCCAGTCAGGATGAACGGCCTGGCGCTCCAGGCGGATCTGCTGCACGGCCAGAAGACTGGCGTCTATCTGGACCAGCGGGAAAACTATGTGGCGGCGTCTCATTGGGCGCGTGGCCGGGCCCTGGACTGCTTCACGTCGACGGGCGGGTTTGCGCTGCACATGGCGCCGAGTTGCGAATCTGTGGAAGGCATCGATTCGAGCGCCGAAGCGCTGAAAACAGCCACAGCCAACCGGGACGCCAATGGGATCAAGAACGTGACGTTCCGCGAAGCGAACGCCTTCGACTATCTGGCGGGCCTGGCGGCGGCGCGGCGTCATTTCGACACGGTGGTGCTGGATCCGCCGGCTTTTGCGAAGTCGAAGACGAACATGGACGCGGCCTTGCGCGGGTACAAAGAGATCAACTTCAAGGCCCTGAAGCTCTTGCAGCCGGGCGGAGTGCTGGTGACGTGTTCCTGTTCGCATCATGTGAACGAGGGGACGCTGCTGCAGTTGGTGGCGGAGGCGGCGTTGGATGCGGGCAAGACGCTGCGGGTGCTGGAGCGCCGGGCGCAGGCGCAGGATCATCCGATTCTGCTGACGGTGCCGGAGACGCTGTACCTCAAGTGTTTGATCTTTGAGGTGTTGTGA